A DNA window from Guyparkeria halophila contains the following coding sequences:
- the katG gene encoding catalase/peroxidase HPI produces the protein MGENANAGKCPVMHGSRTKMGGGGGGAKDWWPNQLNLGILHQHTAVSNPLGEAFDYAEAFRKLDLEAVKKDLVDLMTDSKEWWPADYGHYGPFLIRMAWHSAGTYRTADGRGGASTGNQRFAPINSWPDNANLDKARRLLWPIKQKYGNKLSWADLYILAGNMALESMGLKTFGFGGGREDIWAPEEDIYWGAEEEWLATSDKPHSRYSGDRELENPLAAVQMGLIYVNPEGPDGEPDPLASARDIRETFERMAMNDYETVALTAGGHTFGKVHGAGDAESVGPEPEAAPIEEMGFGWKSSYGSGKGRDTITSGLEGSWTPTPIKWDMTYLDVLFGYDWELTKSPAGAWQWMPKNLAEKDHAPDAEDPNKRVGIMMSTADMAMREDPAYRKIAEHFHNNPAEFADAFARAWFKLTHRDMGPKDCYLGPDVPDEDLIWQDPVPPVDHVLIDEQDAEELKAQILESGLSVRELVYTAWSSACTFRGSDKRGGANGARLRLAPQKDWAVNEPEQLARVLKTLEGIQTAFNDAQYGGKRVSLADLIVLGGAAGVELAAWDAGYPVEVPFAPGRTDATDEQTDADSFDPLEPEADGFRNYRRAKFTVSDEEMLVDRAQLLGLSAPEMTVLVGGMRVLDANFGGSKHGVFTDEPGTLTSDFFVNLTDMDTVWQPTEADEDVYEGRDRKTGELKWTGTRLDLVFGSNSQLRAIAEAYAQDDAEHKFVKDFVAAWNKVMNAGRCDLD, from the coding sequence ATGGGCGAGAACGCGAACGCAGGCAAGTGTCCGGTCATGCACGGCAGCCGCACCAAGATGGGCGGTGGCGGTGGTGGCGCCAAGGACTGGTGGCCGAACCAGCTCAACCTCGGCATCCTGCACCAGCACACCGCCGTGTCGAACCCGCTGGGCGAGGCGTTCGACTACGCCGAGGCCTTCAGGAAACTCGATCTCGAGGCGGTGAAGAAGGACCTGGTCGACCTGATGACCGACTCGAAGGAATGGTGGCCGGCCGACTACGGCCACTACGGCCCGTTCCTGATCCGCATGGCCTGGCACTCGGCCGGCACCTACCGCACCGCCGACGGCCGTGGCGGGGCATCGACCGGCAACCAGCGCTTCGCGCCGATCAACAGCTGGCCGGACAACGCCAACCTCGACAAGGCCCGCCGCCTGCTCTGGCCGATCAAGCAGAAATACGGCAACAAGCTCTCCTGGGCCGATCTCTACATCCTGGCCGGCAACATGGCACTCGAATCGATGGGGCTCAAGACCTTCGGCTTTGGGGGTGGCCGCGAAGACATCTGGGCGCCCGAGGAGGATATCTACTGGGGTGCCGAGGAAGAGTGGCTTGCCACCAGCGACAAGCCGCACAGCCGATATTCCGGCGATCGCGAGCTGGAAAACCCGCTCGCCGCCGTGCAGATGGGCCTGATCTACGTCAACCCGGAAGGCCCGGACGGCGAGCCCGACCCGCTCGCCTCGGCGCGAGATATCCGCGAGACCTTCGAGCGCATGGCGATGAACGACTACGAGACCGTGGCGCTGACCGCCGGCGGTCATACCTTCGGCAAGGTCCACGGCGCCGGCGATGCCGAGTCCGTCGGCCCCGAGCCGGAGGCCGCGCCGATCGAGGAGATGGGCTTCGGCTGGAAGAGCAGCTACGGCTCGGGCAAGGGCCGCGACACCATCACCAGCGGTCTTGAAGGCTCCTGGACGCCCACCCCGATCAAGTGGGACATGACCTACCTCGACGTGCTGTTCGGTTACGACTGGGAGCTGACCAAGAGCCCGGCCGGTGCCTGGCAATGGATGCCCAAGAACCTGGCCGAGAAGGACCACGCCCCGGATGCCGAGGACCCCAACAAGCGGGTCGGCATCATGATGAGCACCGCCGACATGGCGATGCGCGAGGATCCGGCCTACCGTAAGATCGCCGAGCACTTCCACAACAACCCGGCCGAGTTCGCCGATGCCTTTGCCCGTGCCTGGTTCAAGCTCACCCACCGCGACATGGGGCCCAAGGACTGCTACCTGGGCCCGGACGTGCCGGACGAGGACCTGATCTGGCAGGATCCGGTGCCGCCGGTCGACCATGTGCTGATCGACGAGCAGGATGCCGAGGAGCTCAAGGCACAGATCCTCGAGTCCGGGCTTTCCGTGCGTGAACTCGTGTACACCGCCTGGTCGTCGGCCTGCACCTTCCGTGGTTCCGACAAGCGTGGTGGGGCCAACGGCGCGCGCCTGCGCCTGGCGCCGCAGAAGGACTGGGCGGTCAACGAGCCCGAGCAGCTGGCCCGCGTGCTCAAGACCCTCGAGGGCATCCAGACGGCGTTCAACGACGCCCAGTACGGCGGCAAGCGCGTCTCGCTGGCCGACCTGATCGTGCTGGGGGGCGCGGCAGGCGTCGAGCTGGCGGCCTGGGATGCGGGTTATCCGGTCGAGGTGCCGTTCGCGCCGGGGCGCACCGACGCCACCGACGAGCAGACCGATGCCGATTCCTTCGATCCGCTCGAGCCCGAGGCGGACGGGTTCCGCAACTACCGTCGCGCCAAGTTCACCGTCTCCGACGAGGAAATGCTGGTCGATCGTGCCCAGTTGCTGGGCCTGTCCGCACCGGAGATGACCGTGCTGGTCGGCGGCATGCGTGTGCTCGATGCCAACTTCGGTGGCAGCAAGCACGGCGTGTTCACCGACGAGCCCGGCACCTTGACCAGCGACTTCTTCGTCAATCTGACCGACATGGACACCGTCTGGCAGCCCACCGAGGCCGACGAGGACGTCTATGAAGGGCGGGATCGCAAGACGGGCGAGCTCAAGTGGACCGGCACCCGGCTGGACCTGGTATTCGGCTCGAACTCACAGTTGCGGGCGATCGCCGAGGCCTATGCCCAGGACGATGCCGAACACAAGTTCGTCAAGGACTTCGTCGCGGCCTGGAACAAGGTGATGAACGCCGGGCGCTGCGACCTCGACTGA
- a CDS encoding choice-of-anchor F family protein, with the protein MKNVSRFRRTFLSAFVAMSCSAIAVQLQAGEVLDLDYTTGDGFVFYDEADGLFEPGLKIITGQENNDEANGTTPSEALNCILSNRLGVTCGGEPRSSKRVKNHLTGMGAFDTVYTTAPTGGTTEYFNFGKITNDTGARLTGFKVIVGTGTGSDFVAADNSSLAGLLNMDDIDGDNQDPRAQVPCGLFGNNCANTGQVGYFDTNGSNDGFAFVLDGTDTLVASTLGGDYLTIVGDGLLSSNQVPDGLFLDDGDPNTEDELLYWYTGTEWRDGDNNTVDQATIDAAKAQSNTYVSEIEDMANVNLNYSFDIADINGFTVRFVPVFSPIVTVAASQYQFGVAAGLDSSEIAFLDADPEYATIISDVLALPTTAEQQQALERIGTSYLRNFGTQSFLIGRDQFDQVLSHLARARMGMTSTASGQMNARATSVEDISAIRLASADSSPQALAGLMAGTGSDGSMAITDRFSLFFGGSISQGEMDSTSNGAGADYDGYSLTGGADYRLFENTRLGAAIGYGENDASVVDGRGDLTVDGTTAMLYGSYGEETGVFVDAVAGYSWLDYDNDRYIVFGDYNRMAESGTDGTQKSFTLGGGYNVELGRLIVGPSARFEYHNLDVDGYEETGAGVLSMSVEDMEFKSRTMWFGGQVAMPMELDNGGSIRPHASLHLVKELENSGNSVQTNFTGGTLPFSTPLDGRDDEYFRAGLGLDANFTSFGQPMTVSLSYDGTLDNDDYDEHRGSVSVSMYF; encoded by the coding sequence ATGAAAAACGTGAGCCGGTTTCGCAGAACCTTCCTCTCCGCCTTTGTCGCCATGAGCTGCTCCGCAATTGCGGTGCAACTTCAGGCGGGGGAAGTACTTGATCTCGATTACACCACCGGTGACGGCTTTGTCTTTTACGACGAGGCCGACGGCCTGTTTGAGCCGGGCCTGAAAATCATTACCGGGCAGGAGAACAACGACGAGGCCAACGGCACCACACCGTCCGAGGCATTAAACTGCATCCTCTCCAACCGGCTTGGGGTGACTTGCGGCGGCGAACCGCGCTCGAGCAAGCGAGTCAAGAACCACCTGACCGGCATGGGGGCGTTCGACACGGTCTACACCACCGCCCCGACCGGCGGCACTACCGAATACTTCAATTTCGGCAAAATCACCAACGACACCGGCGCCCGCCTCACCGGTTTCAAGGTGATCGTCGGCACGGGCACCGGCAGCGACTTCGTCGCCGCAGACAACTCCAGCCTGGCTGGCCTGCTGAACATGGATGACATCGACGGCGACAATCAGGATCCGCGAGCCCAGGTACCTTGCGGCCTGTTCGGCAACAACTGCGCCAACACCGGCCAGGTCGGTTACTTCGACACCAACGGCAGCAACGACGGCTTCGCCTTCGTCCTCGACGGCACCGACACCCTGGTTGCGAGCACCCTCGGTGGTGACTACCTGACCATCGTCGGCGACGGCCTGCTTTCCTCGAACCAGGTGCCGGACGGCCTGTTCCTGGATGACGGCGACCCGAACACCGAGGATGAACTACTCTACTGGTACACCGGCACCGAGTGGCGCGACGGCGACAACAACACCGTCGACCAGGCGACCATCGATGCGGCGAAGGCCCAGTCGAACACCTACGTGTCCGAGATCGAGGACATGGCGAACGTCAACCTCAACTACTCCTTCGACATTGCCGACATCAACGGCTTCACCGTTCGCTTCGTGCCGGTCTTCTCGCCGATCGTCACCGTCGCCGCCTCCCAGTACCAGTTCGGTGTCGCGGCGGGTCTCGACAGCAGCGAGATCGCCTTCCTGGATGCCGATCCCGAGTACGCCACCATCATTAGCGACGTGCTTGCCCTGCCGACGACCGCCGAGCAACAGCAGGCGCTCGAGCGCATCGGTACCAGCTACCTGCGCAACTTCGGCACGCAGTCCTTCCTGATCGGTCGCGACCAGTTCGACCAGGTGCTCAGCCACCTCGCGCGTGCTCGCATGGGCATGACCAGCACGGCCAGCGGGCAGATGAACGCCAGAGCCACCTCCGTCGAGGACATCAGCGCGATCCGTCTGGCCTCGGCCGACTCCTCGCCGCAGGCGCTCGCCGGCCTGATGGCAGGCACCGGCTCGGACGGCAGCATGGCGATCACCGATCGCTTCTCGCTGTTCTTCGGCGGCAGCATCTCGCAGGGCGAGATGGACAGCACCAGCAACGGCGCGGGCGCCGACTACGACGGCTACAGCCTCACCGGTGGCGCGGACTATCGCTTGTTCGAGAACACCCGACTGGGTGCGGCCATCGGTTACGGCGAGAACGATGCCAGCGTGGTCGACGGACGCGGCGACCTGACGGTCGACGGCACCACCGCCATGCTCTATGGCAGCTACGGCGAGGAGACCGGTGTGTTCGTCGACGCGGTGGCCGGCTACTCGTGGCTCGACTACGATAACGACCGCTACATCGTCTTCGGCGACTATAACCGCATGGCCGAAAGCGGTACCGACGGCACCCAGAAGAGCTTCACGCTCGGCGGTGGCTACAACGTCGAGTTGGGCCGCTTAATCGTCGGGCCGAGCGCACGCTTCGAGTACCACAACCTTGATGTGGATGGCTACGAGGAAACCGGTGCCGGTGTGCTCTCGATGTCGGTCGAGGACATGGAATTCAAGTCCCGTACCATGTGGTTCGGTGGCCAGGTCGCCATGCCGATGGAACTGGACAACGGCGGCTCGATCCGCCCGCACGCCTCGCTGCACCTGGTGAAGGAACTCGAGAATAGCGGTAACTCGGTGCAAACAAACTTCACCGGCGGCACCCTGCCCTTCAGCACCCCGCTTGACGGTCGTGACGACGAGTACTTCCGCGCCGGGCTGGGTCTGGATGCCAACTTCACCTCGTTCGGTCAGCCGATGACCGTGTCGCTCAGCTACGACGGCACACTCGACAACGACGACTACGACGAGCACCGCGGCAGCGTCAGCGTCAGCATGTACTTCTGA
- a CDS encoding Na/Pi cotransporter family protein, which produces MNGMNLHLALTFLGGVGLFLLGMRLMTDGLKVAAGDALREILARGTATTPRGIISGIGITAVVQSSSAVIFATVGFVNAGLLTLFQAIGVIIGSNIGTTATSWLVALVGFKVDLQALALPAVAIGMLLRVTGQGKRRAYLGDALTGFGIFFLGLDVLKASFGDFGEGFDLAEHTGNGVWSLLMFTAIGVIMTVVMNSSSASLAITLTAAGTGLIPLTSAAAMVIGANVGTTSTALFAVIGATSSAKRAAMAHVLFNVVVGIVAFIGLPALLWLVAQATQLMRLEPGPATSLAIFHTTTKLLGMAIFWPLTPRLVGFLERRFRSAEEDEGQPRHLDRNIASTPDLALDALNMELKRIGEIARRGARDVVSMEGSAAIARLRQDRAIVDRLILATAEFSNRAQYGDIPASIADGFPLAMRIGRYYGDIVEHVEEIAKLEATLSSPTDPAISEALTEFRRETAHFLALADPDAEGFEMKPIKHAIKDFADDYQSLKNLLLRAGADDRLPVRQMVARLDELSHVRRIVDQAYKAAKYTRRLRKQLYQHRDEPPTTEDSDTYRDEAVMEMTGAPTPSAIQNEDERSEATYRTASADADEAQPKSPG; this is translated from the coding sequence ATGAACGGCATGAACCTCCATCTGGCACTCACCTTCCTCGGCGGCGTCGGCCTGTTCCTGTTGGGCATGCGCCTGATGACCGATGGCCTCAAGGTCGCCGCCGGTGACGCGCTGCGCGAGATTCTGGCCCGCGGCACGGCCACTACCCCCCGCGGCATCATCTCGGGGATCGGCATCACGGCGGTGGTGCAGTCGTCCTCGGCGGTGATCTTCGCCACGGTCGGCTTTGTCAACGCGGGGCTGTTGACGCTGTTCCAGGCCATCGGGGTGATCATCGGCAGCAATATCGGCACCACCGCCACCTCCTGGCTGGTGGCGCTGGTCGGCTTCAAGGTCGACCTGCAGGCCCTGGCCCTGCCGGCCGTGGCCATCGGCATGCTGCTGCGCGTGACCGGTCAGGGCAAGCGGCGGGCGTATCTTGGCGACGCGCTGACCGGCTTTGGCATCTTCTTTCTGGGCCTGGATGTCCTGAAGGCGAGCTTCGGGGATTTCGGCGAGGGCTTCGACCTCGCCGAGCACACCGGCAACGGCGTGTGGAGCCTGCTGATGTTCACGGCCATCGGCGTGATCATGACCGTGGTGATGAACTCGTCGAGTGCCTCGCTGGCGATCACGCTGACGGCCGCCGGCACCGGCCTGATCCCGCTGACTTCGGCTGCCGCCATGGTGATCGGCGCGAATGTCGGCACCACCTCCACCGCCCTGTTCGCGGTGATCGGCGCCACCTCGTCGGCCAAGCGAGCGGCAATGGCCCACGTGCTGTTCAACGTGGTGGTCGGCATCGTGGCGTTCATCGGCCTGCCCGCCCTGCTCTGGCTGGTCGCGCAGGCCACCCAGTTGATGCGTCTCGAACCGGGACCGGCCACCTCGCTTGCCATCTTCCATACCACCACCAAACTGTTGGGCATGGCGATCTTCTGGCCACTGACGCCCCGGCTGGTCGGATTTCTCGAACGCCGATTCCGCAGCGCCGAGGAGGACGAAGGCCAACCACGCCACCTGGACCGCAACATCGCCAGCACCCCGGACCTCGCGCTTGACGCGCTGAACATGGAGTTGAAGCGCATTGGCGAGATCGCACGCCGCGGCGCCCGCGACGTGGTGAGCATGGAAGGCTCGGCGGCCATCGCGCGCCTGAGGCAGGATCGTGCGATCGTCGACCGGCTGATTCTCGCCACCGCCGAGTTCAGCAACCGCGCCCAGTACGGCGACATACCGGCCTCGATTGCCGACGGCTTCCCACTGGCCATGCGCATTGGCCGCTACTACGGCGATATCGTCGAGCACGTCGAGGAGATTGCGAAACTCGAAGCCACGCTGTCGAGCCCGACCGATCCGGCGATTAGCGAGGCGCTCACCGAATTCCGGCGCGAGACCGCGCACTTCCTCGCCCTGGCCGACCCGGACGCCGAGGGCTTCGAGATGAAGCCGATCAAGCATGCGATCAAGGACTTCGCCGACGATTACCAGTCACTCAAGAACCTGCTGCTGCGGGCCGGCGCCGATGATCGTCTGCCCGTGCGTCAGATGGTCGCCCGCCTGGATGAGCTCAGCCACGTCCGACGTATCGTCGACCAGGCCTACAAGGCGGCCAAGTACACCCGTCGGCTGCGCAAGCAGCTCTACCAGCACCGCGACGAGCCGCCGACCACCGAGGACAGCGACACCTACCGGGACGAGGCCGTGATGGAGATGACCGGCGCCCCGACCCCGTCGGCCATCCAGAACGAGGATGAACGAAGCGAGGCGACTTACCGGACAGCCTCCGCGGACGCCGACGAGGCCCAGCCGAAATCACCGGGCTGA
- a CDS encoding YeeE/YedE thiosulfate transporter family protein produces MPLLFDNPWLTLLAGAALVGLAFGAIAAATRYCNMGAVSDWVLTGDPGRMRAWLLSIAVAVAGVALLEAGGVFDLDQTRVNYRAAEFPWLRYLLGGLLFGVGMVLAGGCTTKTLVNIGQGDMKSLWAYVVVGITAAVLLYWSEARWFIDQTLAWPQLSFETVGIAHQDLGALLAGIPWGGTREHWRLATALTVTAGLIAWLWRMDHGQRMRRADLIGGLGIGLVITAGWLWTGSPAGQALMGEAALAFEPPKGTGTQSLSFVAPAAEVLRLAESPALGLVTFGMVAMLGVIVGAGIWAVLRGHFRLQGFRAWSQFASYSAGGLLMGAGGIIAMGCSVGQGLSGTSTLAVGSLIAVGGIVLGAFVTLKIMLYRALYPESRRRSLACALLADLRLIPRRCHPFRDEAPTGERPAGCSR; encoded by the coding sequence GTTCGACAATCCCTGGCTCACCCTGCTGGCCGGCGCCGCACTCGTCGGACTGGCCTTCGGCGCCATCGCCGCGGCCACCCGCTACTGCAATATGGGGGCGGTCTCCGACTGGGTCCTGACCGGTGACCCGGGGCGGATGCGCGCCTGGCTGCTGTCGATCGCTGTAGCCGTCGCGGGCGTCGCGTTGCTGGAGGCCGGCGGGGTGTTCGATCTGGACCAGACCCGGGTCAACTATCGTGCCGCCGAGTTCCCTTGGCTTCGCTACCTGCTCGGGGGACTGCTGTTCGGCGTGGGCATGGTGCTGGCGGGCGGCTGCACGACCAAGACGCTGGTCAACATCGGCCAGGGCGACATGAAATCGCTGTGGGCCTATGTCGTGGTGGGCATCACCGCCGCCGTGCTGCTGTATTGGTCCGAGGCGCGCTGGTTCATCGATCAGACCCTGGCCTGGCCACAACTGAGCTTCGAGACCGTGGGCATAGCCCACCAGGACCTGGGCGCCCTGCTCGCGGGCATCCCCTGGGGCGGCACACGGGAACACTGGCGACTGGCCACCGCCCTGACCGTGACTGCCGGGCTGATCGCCTGGCTGTGGCGGATGGACCACGGGCAGCGCATGCGGCGTGCCGACCTGATCGGCGGGCTGGGCATCGGCCTGGTGATCACCGCCGGCTGGCTGTGGACCGGCTCACCGGCGGGGCAGGCCCTGATGGGCGAGGCGGCACTGGCCTTCGAGCCACCCAAGGGCACCGGCACCCAGTCGCTGAGCTTTGTTGCCCCCGCCGCCGAGGTGCTACGACTCGCCGAGTCACCGGCGTTGGGCCTGGTCACCTTCGGCATGGTGGCGATGCTCGGGGTGATCGTCGGCGCCGGCATCTGGGCCGTGTTGCGCGGCCATTTCCGCCTCCAGGGCTTTCGCGCCTGGTCGCAGTTCGCCTCCTACTCGGCCGGCGGGCTGCTGATGGGCGCGGGCGGGATCATCGCCATGGGCTGCTCGGTCGGCCAGGGGCTTTCGGGCACATCGACGCTCGCCGTGGGAAGCCTGATCGCGGTGGGCGGCATCGTGCTGGGCGCATTCGTGACGCTCAAGATCATGCTCTACCGTGCGCTCTATCCGGAAAGCCGCCGGCGCTCGCTGGCCTGCGCGCTACTGGCCGACCTGCGCCTGATCCCACGCCGTTGCCACCCCTTCCGCGACGAGGCTCCCACCGGCGAACGTCCTGCCGGCTGCTCACGCTAG
- a CDS encoding phospholipase D family protein, with amino-acid sequence MRQHRYRPGKRTLMILLSIGLFAWLIVGSWHVYKPMPGGLDVATPWVPATEVTFLADTTYTGPDGKRVSDQQIFDAIVEMVDGTRERLVLDMFLFNDFAGEVTDGHRPLSAELTTALVEQKRRHPDLDAALITDPVNTVYGSIDSAHLERLRSAGVRVIITDLDRLRDPNPLWSGLWRLCCGWLESEPGSGWLPNPLTEDRASTLAAWMRLLNFKANHRKTVVADRGDNWIGLVTSANPHDASSRHGNVALRFAGPAALDLLSTEAAAARLSGAERAITLPSPPRGDYFEATEGRLRVLTEARIREAAVSIIEAAEDGERLDLAMFYLAHREIIEALKRAAARGVNLRVLLDPNHDAFGRQKSGIPNRPVGMELHRAGVEVRWCHTDGEQCHSKLLLHHAADGSARLLLGSANFTRRNLDNFNMETNVEWQAPPNHPALRAATGFFDTRWNNPDGERHSLPFEDYADDSSWRYWRYRVMEATGLSTF; translated from the coding sequence ATGCGCCAACACCGCTACCGTCCCGGCAAACGCACGTTGATGATCCTGCTGTCGATCGGCCTGTTCGCCTGGCTGATTGTCGGCAGCTGGCACGTCTACAAGCCGATGCCGGGTGGGCTGGACGTGGCGACCCCGTGGGTGCCCGCCACGGAGGTGACCTTCCTCGCCGATACCACCTACACCGGCCCCGACGGCAAACGCGTCAGCGACCAGCAGATCTTCGATGCGATTGTCGAGATGGTGGACGGGACAAGGGAACGGCTCGTGCTCGACATGTTCCTGTTCAACGACTTTGCCGGCGAGGTCACTGACGGTCACCGCCCGCTATCGGCCGAACTGACCACGGCGTTGGTCGAACAGAAGCGCCGTCATCCCGATCTCGATGCGGCGCTGATCACCGACCCGGTCAATACCGTCTACGGCAGCATCGACTCCGCCCATCTCGAGCGACTGCGGTCTGCCGGCGTGCGGGTCATCATCACCGACCTGGACCGATTGCGCGATCCCAATCCGCTGTGGTCGGGGCTGTGGCGACTGTGCTGCGGCTGGCTGGAAAGCGAGCCCGGCTCCGGCTGGCTACCCAATCCACTGACCGAGGATCGCGCCTCGACCCTGGCCGCCTGGATGCGATTGCTCAACTTCAAGGCCAACCATCGCAAGACCGTGGTTGCCGACCGGGGCGACAACTGGATCGGGCTGGTCACCTCGGCCAACCCGCATGATGCCAGCAGCCGTCACGGCAATGTGGCGCTGCGGTTCGCCGGCCCCGCCGCCCTCGACCTGCTGTCAACCGAGGCGGCCGCCGCACGCCTCTCGGGGGCCGAACGGGCCATCACCCTGCCCTCGCCTCCCCGAGGCGACTATTTCGAGGCGACCGAGGGGCGCCTGCGTGTGCTCACCGAGGCACGCATCCGTGAGGCCGCCGTGTCGATCATCGAGGCGGCCGAAGACGGCGAGCGACTGGACCTGGCGATGTTCTACCTCGCGCATAGAGAGATCATCGAGGCGCTCAAGCGCGCCGCGGCGCGCGGGGTGAACCTGCGCGTCCTGCTCGACCCGAACCACGACGCCTTCGGCCGACAGAAAAGCGGCATCCCCAATCGCCCCGTCGGCATGGAACTGCATCGGGCGGGCGTGGAGGTGCGCTGGTGCCATACCGATGGCGAGCAGTGTCACAGCAAGCTGCTGCTCCATCACGCCGCTGATGGCTCGGCCCGCCTGCTGCTCGGCTCGGCGAATTTCACCCGCCGCAATCTCGACAACTTCAACATGGAGACCAATGTCGAGTGGCAGGCGCCTCCCAATCACCCCGCGCTTCGCGCGGCCACCGGTTTTTTCGACACCCGTTGGAACAACCCCGATGGCGAGCGTCACAGCCTGCCCTTCGAAGACTACGCCGACGACTCGTCGTGGCGTTATTGGCGCTACCGGGTCATGGAGGCCACCGGGCTGTCGACCTTCTGA
- a CDS encoding ABC transporter substrate-binding protein, whose protein sequence is MKSIELGLEWFLNPDHLPFIAGIEKGWFRDAGLELTLIEPEGHYDGLADVARGKLAFACNEPLHMIDEARPGLRALGCFFETEGGVMLTPEGEQALARGETIRVASPVAGEVTDDLARLIVARWCEREGIRFESSQLQIEAAGFEHLKNLQAGFHGAWLCFANFEGVEAHELGVAARLISSVEVGLPNFSALELFTGEAFRREYPEVIESVTRIASEGATLCRDDPEEAKQLWYRFSGEQRSDLMDAIVLDTCHRLVAPVVPDAERWRAMWQQFHRMGLSQVDQTGFETIFSPV, encoded by the coding sequence ATGAAATCGATCGAACTGGGACTGGAGTGGTTTCTCAACCCGGACCACCTGCCATTCATCGCCGGCATCGAGAAGGGCTGGTTCCGTGACGCGGGGCTGGAGCTGACCTTGATCGAGCCCGAGGGTCACTACGATGGTCTCGCCGACGTCGCCAGGGGCAAGCTGGCGTTTGCCTGCAACGAGCCACTGCACATGATCGACGAGGCCCGGCCGGGACTGCGGGCGCTGGGGTGTTTCTTCGAGACCGAGGGCGGGGTGATGTTGACGCCGGAAGGCGAGCAGGCGCTCGCGCGCGGCGAAACGATCCGGGTGGCCTCACCGGTGGCCGGCGAGGTGACCGATGACCTTGCCCGATTGATCGTCGCCCGCTGGTGCGAACGCGAGGGTATCCGCTTCGAGTCATCGCAGCTGCAGATCGAGGCAGCCGGTTTCGAGCATCTCAAGAACCTTCAGGCGGGATTTCATGGCGCGTGGCTGTGTTTTGCGAACTTCGAAGGGGTCGAGGCCCACGAGCTGGGCGTGGCCGCGCGTCTGATCTCCAGCGTCGAGGTGGGACTGCCCAACTTCTCGGCGCTCGAACTCTTTACCGGTGAGGCCTTCCGCCGGGAATACCCCGAGGTGATCGAGTCGGTCACGCGCATCGCCTCGGAGGGGGCGACGCTCTGCCGCGACGATCCGGAGGAGGCCAAACAGCTCTGGTACCGCTTTAGCGGCGAACAACGAAGTGATCTGATGGATGCGATCGTTCTGGACACCTGCCATCGCCTGGTGGCCCCTGTCGTGCCGGACGCCGAGCGCTGGCGGGCGATGTGGCAGCAGTTCCATCGCATGGGCCTTTCCCAAGTCGACCAGACCGGTTTCGAGACGATCTTCTCGCCGGTCTGA